A window of Candidatus Methylacidiphilales bacterium genomic DNA:
ACCGGCTGTAAATCCAGGAAACTTCCTCCTTGCCGTCACGCTGGCCCCGGGTCCGGCGGCTGGGGTGGCCCATGGCCACGTAGACGGCATCCTCGTCCAATCCCTCGCGGATCTTGCCCTTCAGCACCAGACGCTGGTCGTCCTGGCTGAGTTTTTCGAACGAACTTGCGCGTTCCTGGGAACGGGACTGGGGCGTCGAACAACCGGTGCCCAAGAGCAGAAAAGCGCCCAGAACCAGCAACCCGGCACACCACGCTGAACGGTTCATCAGAAAGCCCGTTGTCAACCGGCTCGCATCTGGCACGGTTTTTTCTTTCACTGAAGACCGGAAGGTGGCCACATGATCAGTGAAGCGCACCCCCCGGCATTCATCAAGGAGCAATAGCATGTCCCCCGAAACGACCCTACCCACGCCCCTGGCCAATCCCACCGTCGAATCGGTCAAGGCCTCGATCCTCGAGCACCTGACCCTTCGCCTGGCCCGCGACCCCTCCACCGCCACCCCCCGCGAATGGATGTATGCCGTTTCCATGGCCGCCAACGACCACATTTTTGCACGACTTCTCGCCACCCAGGCCGTACACAACAACCTCAACGTACGGCGCGTTCATTACCTTTCCCTCGAATTCCTCATGGGGCGCATGCTCTCCAACAACCTTTACAACACCGGCATCTACGACCTCGCCAAAGAAGCCGTCCGCCAGCTCGGTCTCGGACGCACCCTGCGTGACATCCGCAACGAGGAATACGACATGGGCCTGGGCAACGGCGGCCTCGGACGCCTCGCCGCCTGCTTCCTCGATTCGCTCGCCACCCAGGACTACCCCGCCATCGGTTACGGCATCCACTACGAGTTCGGTCTATTCAAGCAGGCTTTCGTCAACGGCTACCAGATCGAACAACCGGACGATTGGATGATGTACGGCCAGGTCTGGGAAGTGGTCCGACCGGAATACACCCAGGAGGTCAAACTCTTCGGCTACGTGGAAAATGTTTTTGACGAGCTTGGCAACTACCGTCCGCAATGGCGCGGCTACCGCACCATCCTCGGCATCCCCTACGACATCCCCATCGCGGGCTACGACACCAAGACGGTCAACTTCCTCCGACTTTGGGAGTCCCGCGCCGCCCAGACCTTCGATCTCGATGCCTTCAACCGCGGTGGTTACGGGCAGGCCGTGGAGGAGAAAAACTTCGGCGAGACCATCTCCAAGGTCCTCTACCCCAACGACAGTACGGAAAACGGCAAGGAACTCCGTCTGGTCCAGCAATACTTCTTCGTCACCTGCTCGCTCAAGGACATCATCCGCCGCTACCGCCGCCACAACGCCGACTGGTCCGCCTTTGCCGACAAAGTGGCCATCCAGCTCAACGACACCCACCCGGCCGTGGCCGTGGCCGAACTCATGCGCATCCTCCACGACGAGGAAAACCTGCCCTGGGCCGAGGCCTGGAGCATCGTCACCCGCACCTTCGGCTACACCAACCACACGCTCCTCCCCGAAGCCCTGGAGCGCTGGAGCGTGCCCCTTTTCCAGAAAGTCCTCCCGCGCCACCTGCAAATCATCCTCGAGATCAACCGCCGCCACCTCATCGAGGTGGAGAAGCAATACCCCGGTGACGTGCGCCGGATGCGGGAGATGTCGCTCATCGAGGAAGGCCACCCACAGATGATCCGCATGGCCCACCTGGCCGTGGTCGGCAGCCACTCGGTCAACGGGGTCGCGGCCCTGCACACCGAATTGCTGAAAAAATTCCTCTTCTCGGATTTCGACGCCTTTTATCCCGGTAAATTCAACAACAAAACCAACGGCGTCACCCCGCGCCGTTGGATGCTCTCATCCAACCCCCGCCTCTGCTCGCTCATCGACCGGCACATCGGCAAGGGCTGGCTGACCAAACTCGATCGCCTGCGCGAACTGGAACATCTGGCCGACGACACCACCTTCCGAACCGAGTTCATGGCCATCAAACGCCACAACAAGGAACACCTGGCCCGTCTCATCCTGGACGAATGCGGCGTGGCGGTCAGTCCGGACGCCCTCTTCGATGTCCAGATCAAGCGCCTGCATGAGTACAAGCGGCAGCACCTCAACCTGCTCCACATCCTCACCCTCTACCGGCGCCTGCTCCAGAACCCCCAACTCGACATCCACCCGCGCGTCTTCATCTTCGCCGCCAAGGCCGCACCCGGCTACCAATTGGCCAAGACGATCATCAAGGCCATCAACGCCGTCGGTGAACGCATCAACAACGACCCGCGCATTGGAGGCAAGATCAAGGTCGTCTTCCTGCCCAACTACCGCGTTTCGCTCGCCTCCAAGATCATCCCCGCCGCCGATCTCTCCGAACAGATTTCCACCGCGGGCAAGGAGGCCTCGGGCACCGGCAACATGAAGCTGGCCCTCAATGGTGCCGTCACCATCGGTACCCTCGATGGCGCCAACGTGGAAATCATGGAAGAAGTCGGACTGGAAAACATCTTCATCTTCGGCCTCAAGGTCGAGGAAGTGGCCGACCTGCTTGCCCGCGGTTATGACCCGCGCACCTACTACGAGGCCGACGAGGAACTCAAGGCCGTGGTCGACTGGCTCGGCTCCACCTTCTTCACCCCCCATGAGCAGGGCCTGGTCCTCGACGGGGTGCGCCACAGCCTGATCGAGGGCGGCGACCCCTATCTCTGTCTGGCCGACTACCGCGCCTACTGCGAGGCCCAGTCGCAGGTGGACGCGGCCTACCGCGACAAGGACCGCTGGGCACGCATGGCGGTGCTCAACACCGCACGCTGCGGGAAATTCTCCAGCGACCGCACCATCCAGGAATACGCCGAGCAGATCTGGAATCTGCCCAAGTGCCCCGTGCCCTGAAGTCCCCTACTCCGTACTCTTTCGGGATTCAGCGCACCCGTTGCGCGCGCGGGACGATTTCCAGCAACACGCGCACGCTGCGTCCGCTGCCCTGGTTGGCCGGCTCTATGGAAGCGGGGATGTTCAGCGGTTGGGCGGCGATGTTGACCGGCCCCGGCGCGGTGACCGCGCTCAGGTCGATGGGAAGTGTGAGCAGCCGGTCGGTCGCCTTCCACGTGCGGTCGCGCACCACGGCCTGGAGGACATTCGGCTGGACGCTGATCGACGCCACACCCCATTCCTTCGACAGACCGGTGACGGGACCGGGCTCAATCGAAATGTCCAGCATGCGCGAGCGTTCGAGAACAAAATTCAACCGCGGCGGGTCGATCCGTTCGACCGCCATTTCCTTGGGCAGCCCGGTGACCATTTCCGGGGAAAGATTGAGCGAGACCGCACCGGGGGCCGTGCGGCTCAGGTCGACGTTCACCGTGAGGTTGCGCGGGATGGGGATGTTGCGCGGGCTGCGCAGTTGCAGGATGCAGCTTTGCACCGCCAGACCATCGACGTAATACTCCTTCGGCACCTCGACGAATTGGATCCGCGC
This region includes:
- a CDS encoding glycogen/starch/alpha-glucan phosphorylase, which encodes MSPETTLPTPLANPTVESVKASILEHLTLRLARDPSTATPREWMYAVSMAANDHIFARLLATQAVHNNLNVRRVHYLSLEFLMGRMLSNNLYNTGIYDLAKEAVRQLGLGRTLRDIRNEEYDMGLGNGGLGRLAACFLDSLATQDYPAIGYGIHYEFGLFKQAFVNGYQIEQPDDWMMYGQVWEVVRPEYTQEVKLFGYVENVFDELGNYRPQWRGYRTILGIPYDIPIAGYDTKTVNFLRLWESRAAQTFDLDAFNRGGYGQAVEEKNFGETISKVLYPNDSTENGKELRLVQQYFFVTCSLKDIIRRYRRHNADWSAFADKVAIQLNDTHPAVAVAELMRILHDEENLPWAEAWSIVTRTFGYTNHTLLPEALERWSVPLFQKVLPRHLQIILEINRRHLIEVEKQYPGDVRRMREMSLIEEGHPQMIRMAHLAVVGSHSVNGVAALHTELLKKFLFSDFDAFYPGKFNNKTNGVTPRRWMLSSNPRLCSLIDRHIGKGWLTKLDRLRELEHLADDTTFRTEFMAIKRHNKEHLARLILDECGVAVSPDALFDVQIKRLHEYKRQHLNLLHILTLYRRLLQNPQLDIHPRVFIFAAKAAPGYQLAKTIIKAINAVGERINNDPRIGGKIKVVFLPNYRVSLASKIIPAADLSEQISTAGKEASGTGNMKLALNGAVTIGTLDGANVEIMEEVGLENIFIFGLKVEEVADLLARGYDPRTYYEADEELKAVVDWLGSTFFTPHEQGLVLDGVRHSLIEGGDPYLCLADYRAYCEAQSQVDAAYRDKDRWARMAVLNTARCGKFSSDRTIQEYAEQIWNLPKCPVP